In a single window of the Trichoderma breve strain T069 chromosome 6, whole genome shotgun sequence genome:
- a CDS encoding exonuclease domain-containing protein, which produces MASSLQQPPPNLEYGGNKYSQLSSRQQSIIYDELLKKCHPLQVLRAELHVLENEGRPVGVPNKPKLKLKQFVAAPNGQTSTGARRAISIGCEWGEAENHRSELLAICAIDVLTGETLIESLVAPSRPIWDWRTKHHGISPQKIDAAVQEKQCLRGWTQAREKLFEHLDRKTILVGYETGIDLRLLRLFHTTIVDSQILGISAIFGQEGGKKPSPECLMFRICRDFLGMPIQQNAFYDSGTDKVFEKALVSREIALQCIQRPNIFKKWGNKWKTELKKVPKVKNASPEKKAGQGKKAGQDKNNAKTAKTQNKAKETGAPDAHPNVETTSGPISDKSQAAGTFSQGYEAGYLAAYQAAYQAAFQSGFQTGYEKCLEKVNSQENQAMTNKLHQSQNAYEHTHQESTQHTDGEDIFDDHSGVLSQDESYDNDWAPA; this is translated from the coding sequence ATGGCTTCATCGTTGCAGCAGCCACCCCCAAACCTCGAGTATGGAGGCAACAAGTACTCCCAACTTTCCAGCAGGCAACAGTCCATCATCTACGAtgagttgttgaagaaatgCCATCCGCTCCAAGTTCTCCGGGCGGAGCTTCATGTCCTTGAGAATGAAGGACGACCCGTCGGCGTTCCGAACAAGCCAAAGCTTAAGCTAAAACAGTTTGTAGCAGCTCCCAATGGACAAACTTCGACTGGAGCACGAAGAGCTATTTCCATCGGCTGTGAATGGGGGGAAGCTGAAAATCATCGAAGCGAATTGCTGGCTATTTGTGCCATCGACGTTCTTACTGGCGAAACGTTGATCGAATCCCTCGTTGCGCCATCACGGCCAATATGGGATTGGCGTACTAAGCATCATGGTATCTCCCCCCAAAAGATTGATGCCGCAGTGCAGGAGAAACAGTGCCTTCGTGGTTGGACACAAGCACGAGAGAAGCTTTTTGAGCACCTTGATCGGAAGACTATCCTCGTCGGGTATGAAACTGGCATCGACTTGAGGTTGCTGCGCTTGTTTCACACAACAATTGTCGACTCACAGATACTGGGAATATCTGCCATCTTCGGCCaagaagggggaaagaaaCCATCCCCAGAATGCCTAATGTTTAGGATTTGCAGGGATTTTCTTGGTATGCCAATCCAACAGAATGCTTTTTACGACAGTGGCACCGACAAAGTCTTTGAGAAGGCACTGGTATCGAGAGAGATTGCATTGCAATGTATCCAGCGGCCTAATATCTTTAAAAAATGGGGGAATAAATGGAAAACTGAGTTGAAGAAAGTTCCTAAAGTCAAGAATGCAAGTCCAGAAAAGAAAGCGGGTCAAGGAAAGAAAGCAGGTCAAGACAAGAATAATGCGAAAACAGCGAAGACGCAAAATAAGGCAAAAGAGACGGGCGCTCCGGATGCCCATCCTAATGTCGAGACAACCTCCGGTCCCATCTCGGACAAGAGCCAAGCTGCAGGCACATTCAGCCAGGGATATGAGGCCGGGTACCTGGCCGCATACCAGGCCGCCTACCAAGCTGCCTTCCAGAGTGGCTTTCAAACGGGTTACGAGAAATGCCTCGAAAAAGTAAATTCGCAAGAGAATCAAGCAATGACCAACAAGCTCCACCAGTCTCAAAATGCATACGAACACACTCATCAGGAATCGACCCAGCATACGGATGGGGAAGACATTTTTGACGACCACAGCGGGGTACTGAGCCAGGATGAGAGTTATGATAACGATTGGGCACCGGCATAG
- a CDS encoding ankyrin repeats (3 copies) domain-containing protein, with product MGTEVKSRKRDFLKPRNWFGRPRSSSRASSGRRISTSARASTSSHSDASLELSRDPLLSHTSERSSRQRLSAPLVESQLAKFHLTPPLRTTKSQPPPSTKVSDLWARAFTEANDETQKWIKKHGLDSPTGLAQGQIKEVIKLIESNKLSEQNDQPWKIEIGNQKIIVREYIADAVAFITMVGDAAITFAPPQASAPWAVAKAVLKIPVKQIEQKAALLGTIQWFARIVRRGQIYEAIYLYNAAATDEKNKQNLYDALLDVYKTALELLASSETLFDSRIARQALKAVLRPEGATGKVKDLSRKEQQLSLEVQACEASQSAVSSKQANDSLKELKKQLDHISSPLPRIDKGVVKLLAKVEKEELEKLMEFISKEKFGKSHAEVVERRIEETGNWLLANEHFRAWQDVPSSSAVLCLKGTVGTGKTFLTSKAIDYVKQTLNASQHDEGFAYFYCNRGTSMQDPMVVLRSFVRHLVHKCEIAKREGRDLGYKDCKDFIMESLNLYSKTTIILDALDESDITTHNLCTILIQMMEESRRPVKIFISTRPDRKYIKAFQDRRIITLDASNQQDDIERFLDEKLYSTESFMERSQEAQDEIKHVFATRSCGMFRWVYLQVRSLENHITDDAVHNWAHKLPRNLTEAYDQLWDNMRGHDDFDVNLAERAIMWVLCSFEPLRSHILLEAIQYAVQGSTVVRKEKQTQQQILSLCQDLLTIDEERGVWMLPHASVAEYFESRGYTNWKCHVFASKVCLGVLENFWPEEIEYETFAEYVGDSWGRHVEEYDQWLETTEGENEATKADPDLTEALERFLGSPGESSANYRQWAEHDEKRSNDFNPNNLSLLAACQYGLWYTLRDWWLNSKMTIEMAFEKNGNEETSLMLAAKSNCLPMVKHLVDLIDVMDQYAAENCVVALNCALAEEHFDIMKFFIMEAKVDVNLPSRSKDGITAAQVATDFSPATLQWMLDQGLVDVQRENDAGYMHGNILITAVYRQKVESVQILLKAGANANAVVHKGENGSPLIIAVDNADPAIVRLLLEHGADPNLPRTGNYGSALEASMTPRGNERVNQKERDEIQRMLLDAGADPTAVSDRGFYKSALAAAAFWGEKEIVTAMIDRVGAERAIQVLRQSTYPNIQRYFKDDEDVQRWKDTITYLGQVGVNKETLRAIGLREDIELESTGLSSPGKYLLDYPKLSNS from the exons ATGGGCACAGAGGTGAAAAGCAGAAAGAGGGATTTTTTAAAGCCGCGCAATTGGTTTGGAAGGCCTAGGTCTTCATCTCGAGCATCAAGCGGTCGTCGAATTTCTACATCTGCGAGAGCCAGTACATCGTCTCATTCAGATGCATCTCTAGAGCTATCGAGAGACCCTCTGCTTTCTCATACATCAGAGCGTTCTTCGCGCCAAAGACTATCTGCGCCTCTCGTAGAATCTCAACTGGCGAAATTTCATCTAACCCCGCCTTTACGGACGACAAAATCCCAACCACCGCCGTCGACTAAAGTTTCAGACCTCTGGGCTCGAGCCTTTACTGAGGCTAATGATGAGACTCAGAAATGGATCAAGAAGCATGGACTAGACTCCCCCACAGGTCTTGCGCAAGGCCAGATCAAAGAAGTCATTAAGCTCATCGAAAGCAACAAGCTATCTGAACAAAATGACCAACCCTGGAAAATCGAGATTGGCAATCAGAAGATCATCGTTCGAGAATAcattgctgatgctgttgccTTTATTACTATGGTTGGTGACGCTGCCATCACTTTTGCCCCTCCACAGGCCAGCGCGCCGTGGGCTGTTGCAAAGGCGGTCTTGAAA ATTCCAGTGAAACAAATCGAGCAAAAGGCCGCTCTCCTGGGAACCATTCAATGGTTTGCACGCATTGTACGTAGAGGGCAGATCTACGAGGCTATATACCTGTATAATGCTGCGGCCACAGATGAAAAAAATAAGCAGAATTTATACGATGCACTCTTGGACGTATACAAGACTGCTCTAGAGTTATTGGCATCTTCAGAGACCTTGTTCGATAGCAGAATAGCCAGACAGGCTTTAAAAGCAGTTTTAAGGCCAGAGGGTGCCACTGGAAAAGTGAAGGACCTATCGAGAAAAGAACAGCAACTTTCTTTAGAGGTTCAAGCTTGTGAGGCCTCGCAGTCTGCCGTTTCATCTAAACAGGCAAACGACAGCTTGAAAGAGTTAAAGAAGCAACTAGATCATATATCGTCGCCACTTCCCCGGATAGACAAAGGGGTGGTCAAGCTCCTTGCAAAAgtggagaaagaggagctAGAGAAGTTGATGGAGTTTATAAGCAAGGAGAAGTTTGGAAAAAGTCACGCTGAGGTTGTAGAAAGAAGGATAGAGGAGACTGGGAATTGGCTATTAGCTAACGAACACTTCCGCGCTTGGCAAGAtgtgccttcttcttcggctgTGTTGTGCCTCAAAGGAACTG TCGGCACTGGCAAGACATTCCTTACTTCCAAGGCGATCGATTACGTCAAGCAGACACTTAATGCATCGCAACATGATGAAGGGTTTGCTTATTTCTATTGCAATCGCGGAACTTCAATGCAAGACCCGATGGTCGTCTTGAGAAGCTTTGTTCGTCA CCTCGTACATAAATGCGAGATTgcaaagagagaagggagagatttAGGTTACAAGGATTGCAAAGATTTCATTATGGAATCTTTGAATCTATACTCAAAGACGACTATTATTCTGGATGCTCTGGACGAATCTGATATCACCACTCATAACTTGTGTACTATTCTTATCCAAATGATGGAAGAGTCTAGGAGACCCGTCAAGATTTTTATTTCTACCCGACCAGACCGGAAGTATATAAAGGCGTTCCAAGATAGGCGTATTATCACTCTGGATGCTAGCAATCAGCAAGATGACATTGAGAGATTTCTGGATGAGAAGCTTTATTCGACCGAATCGTTTATGGAGCGAagtcaagaagcccaagacgaAATTAAACATGTTTTTGCAACTCGGAGCTGCGGAAT GTTCCGGTGGGTTTACTTACAAGTGAGAAGCCTTGAAAACCATATCACGGATGATGCAGTCCATAATTGGGCGCATAAATTGCCTCGCAACTTAACAGAAGCGTATGATCAGCTTTGGGATAATATGAGAGGGCATGATGACTTCGATGTCAACCTAGCTGAGCGCGCCATTATGTGGGTGTTGTGTTCATTCGAGCCACTCCGATCACACATCCTCTTAGAAGCCATTCAATACGCTGTCCAAGGATCTACAGTGgtgcgaaaagaaaagcagacaCAGCAGCAAATTCTATCACTTTGTCAAGATCTCCTGACtattgatgaagaaaggggTGTTTGGATGCTACCACATGCCTCTGTGGCTGAATATTTTGAATCAAGAGGTTACACGAATTGGAAGTGCCATGTGTTTGCATCAAAAGTGTGCCTCGGCGTCCTTGAAAATTTTTGGCCAGAAGAGATAGAGTATGAGACTTTTGCAGAATACGTTGGAGACTCTTGGGGCAGGCACGTTGAGGAATACGACCAATGGCTAGAAACGACGGAGGGGGAAAATGAGGCTACGAAGGCTGATCCGGATCTCACAGAGGCCCTAGAGCGCTTTCTCGGCTCACCAGGTGAAAGCAGCGCCAACTATCGACAATGGGCCGAGCATGATGAAAAGCGTTCAAATGATTTCAACCCGAACAACTTGTCTTTACTGGCCGCGTGTCAATATGGATTATGGTACACCTTGCGCGACTGGTGGCTGAACAGCAAAATGACCATAGAGATGGCCTTTGAAAAGAATGGCAACGAAGAGACCTCATTGATGCTCGCGGCTAAGAGCAACTGCTTGCCAATGGTCAAACATTTGGTCGACTTGATTGACGTTATGGATCAATATGCTGCGGAAAATTGCGTTGTGGCGTTGAATTGCGCGCTTGCCGAAGAACATTTCGACATCATGAAGTTCTTTATAATGGAGGCAAAGGTAGACGTCAACCTTCCAAGTCGTAGCAAAGACGGTATCACTGCTGCACAAGTGGCTACCGATTTTAGCCCCGCAACGCTACAATGGATGCTGGATCAAGGCCTGGTAGACGTGCAGAGGGAGAACGACGCCGGTTATATGCATGGCAACATCTTGATTACAGCGGTGTATCGCCAAAAAGTCGAATCGGTCCAAATCCTGCTCAAAGCTGGAGCCAATGCGAATGCTGTCGTGCACAAAGGCGAAAACGGGAGTCCTCTTATCATAGCAGTAGACAATGCGGACCCGGCAATTGTACGGCTGCTACTCGAACATGGCGCAGATCCAAATTTGCCAAGAACTGGAAACTATGGCAGCGCGCTCGAGGCATCAATGACGCCGAGGGGGAATGAAAGGGTGAATCAGAAAGAGCGAGACGAGATACAGCGCATGCTGCTTGATGCAGGTGCAGATCCCACAGCCGTGTCTGACCGAGGGTTTTATAAAAGTGcactggctgctgcagcgttctggggagaaaaggaaatcgTCACGGCCATGATCGACCGCGTTGGGGCGGAACGTGCCATCCAAGTCCTTCGTCAGAGCACATACCCAAATATTCAACGATATTTtaaagacgatgaagacgtccAGAGATGGAAGGATACAATCACGTACCTCGGCCAGGTGGGGGTCAATAAAGAGACCCTTCGTGCCATCGGCTTGCGGGAAGATATCGAACTTGAGAGTACTGGTCTCAGCTCTCCGGGCAAGTATTTGCTGGATTATCCAAAGTTAAGCAATTCCTGA
- a CDS encoding peptidase family m1 domain-containing protein, with translation MANRDILPVSLRPSNYSLIITNLDYNTWTYTGFVEINGEFTLPTTKVVLNALDLEINKTTLSYDSTISEAISIAHDDQVQQATITFKEEAPVSKPSKLSLSFTGKIRHDMTGFYRSKYTPATPAAASTLGSDASHYMLSTFFEPGYARMALPCFDEPNLKSPFDLAIEIPGDQVALSNMPVKKITPVVDKQNRVLVTFERSPIMSTYLLAWAVGDFEYAEAFTDRLYSGRPLPVRVYTTRGLKHQTQWALQHATKFIDYFSEIFGTDYPLPKSDILAVHEFSSGAMENWGLVTYRVSAILFDEQTSEERFRDRIAYVVAHELAHQWFGNLVTMDWWDDLWLNEGFATWAGWLAVAHVHPDWEFWTRFVNEGMQSAFEADSIRASHPILVQVGNVSAVSQLFDLISYRKGASIIRMLASHIGLNTFLDGISLYLKQHAYGNAVTDNLWDALSEVSKVEVRDFVQPWIQNMGFPVASIEENGNQITVRQTRFLSTGDVKPEDDTTVWWLPLSLKDVSEKQNTSNTTLAQKQDTFNIDKEFYIINANAIGFYKVNYPPERLSIIASQLNRLSTEDKIFIVSSAADMAFAGLSNTAAMLDLLKAFGNETHYRVIKQVLDSVNVVRSIFYHDDGIKRGLDKFILQLIEKNLALCGWDTRPDEDYNTTLTRSQLLLAAGASGHPNISTEANRRFVAYKYNPISDPIPANLRAIVFRIAVETNPVDAVPFIIEEWENTTTIDGKEICLTALGYTKDLQLVESDIVPPGDMQFLATSLADNPATRLLQWTWMKTHWSSIETKIGKNSSLLDRIVGAVLQTLTDASTLIEIESFFKDKDTTAFARALEIELEIDILEANMAG, from the exons ATGGCTAATCGAGATATTTTGCCTGTCTCTCTGAGGCCTTCTAACTATTCTCTCATTATTACCAATTTGGACTACAACACATGGACTTATACGGGATTTGTAGA AATCAACGGAGAATTCACTTTACCCACAACCAAGGTGGTACTCAATGCCTTGGATCTCGAAATTAACAAAACAACACTATCCTACGACTCTACAATCTCTGAAGCCATATCGATTGCCCACGATGATCAAGTACAACAAGCAACGATAACtttcaaagaagaagcacctgtttccaagccatcaaaaTTATCATTGAGCTTTACTGGCAAAATCCGTCATGACATGACGGGCTTTTATCGGTCAAAATACACACCTGCTACTCCTGCCGCTGCTTCCACACTCGGCTCTGATGCCTCTCACTATATGCTCAGCACCTTCTTTGAGCCTGGGTATGCACGAATGgctttgccttgctttgACGAGCCGAATCTAAAGTCCCCCTTTGATCTGGCCATTGAAATACCCGGAGATCAAGTTGCACTAAGTAATATGCCTGTCAAGAAGATCACCCCTGTGGTCGACAAACAAAACCGAGTGCTTGTTACTTTCGAGCGCTCTCCCATTATGAGTACCTATCTACTAGCATGGGCAGTTGGCGATTTTGAATACGCCGAAGCATTTACAGACCGTCTATACTCAGGACGTCCGCTGCCTGTCCGGGTTTACACAACCAGAGGATTAAAGCACCAAACTCAATGGGCTTTACAACACGCAACCAAGTTCATTGACTATTTCAGCGAAATATTTGGCACTGATTACCCTCTTCCCAAGTCAGACATCTTGGCAGTACACGAGTTTTCTAGCGGTGCCATGGAAAACTGGGGTTTGGTGACATATCGTGTCAGTGCAATCTTGTTTGATGAGCAAACCTCCGAAGAGAGATTCCGAGATCGCATCGCGTACGTTGTGGCTCACGAACTCGCTCATCAGTGGTTCGGCAACTTGGTTACCATGGATTGGTGGGATGATCTGTGGCTTAACGAGGGATTTGCTACTTGGGCAGGTTGGCTGGCCGTTGCTCACGTCCATCCAGACTGGGAATTTTGGACCCGATTCGTTAATGAGGGGATGCAGTCAGCATTCGAGGCAGATTCTATTCGTGCCTCGCATCCAATTCTAGTTCAGGTTGGAAATGTTTCAGCTGTATCTCAGCTTTTCGATCTAATCAGTTATCGCAAAGGCGCGTCTATTATTCGTATGCTTGCGAGTCATATCGGCTTAAATACGTTCCTTGATGGTATATCACTATACCTCAAGCAACATGCATATGGTAATGCAGTCACAGACAACTTATGGGACGCACTATCTGAGGTTTCCAAGGTGGAAGTAAGGGATTTTGTGCAGCCGTGGATTCAGAATATGGGCTTCCCTGTTGCATCTATAGAAGAAAACGGGAACCAAATCACCGTGAGACAAACCAGGTTTCTCTCAACAGGTGATGTAAAACCCGAAGATGATACAACCGTCTGGTGGCTTCCACTATCTCTCAAAGATGTCTCTGAAAAGCAAAACACATCAAACACAACTCTAGCTCAAAAACAAGATACTTTCAACATCGACAAGGAATTTTATATCATCAATGCCAATGCGATTGgattttataaagttaattatcCTCCCGAGCGCCTATCCATTATAGCTTCTCAGCTAAATCGACTCAGCACCGAGGACAAGATCTTCATCGTCAGCTCGGCTGCGGATATGGCGTTTGCAGGCCTGAGCAACACAGCAGCGATGTTGGATTTGTTGAAAGCATTTGGAAACGAGACGCACTACCGAGTGATTAAACAGGTCTTGGACTCCGTCAACGTTGTCCGCTCTATCTTTTATCATGACGATGGCATTAAAAGAGGGTTGGATAAATTCATCCTTCAGCTAATTGAAAAGAATCTTGCGCTCTGTGGATGGGATACTCGACCAGATGAAGACTATAATACAACGTTGACGCGAAGTCAATTGCTTCTCGCAGCTGGGGCAAGCGGGCATCCAAA TATCTCAACAGAAGCAAATCGCCGGTTTGTTGCTTACAAATATAATCCCATTTCTGATCCTATTCCTGCAAACCTTCGAGCCATTGTCTTCCGAATTGCTGTAGAAACAAATCCTGTGGACGCTGTTCCCTTCATCATTGAGGAATGGGAAAATACGACCACTATTGACGGGAAAGAAATATGTCTTACGGCGCTCGGCTACACAAAAGACTTGCAACTTGTCGAATCAGAT ATCGTGCCTCCTGGTGATATGCAATTCCTAGCGACATCTCTCGCCGACAATCCTGCAACTCGCCTCTTGCAATGGACTTGGATGAAGACCCATTGGTCAAGCATTGAGACGAAGATTGGAAAGAATTCTAGTCTTTTGGACCGCATAGTTGGCGCAGTGCTTCAGACGTTGACTGATGCATCAACATTGATAGAAATTGAGAGCTTCTTTAAAGATAAAGACACTACTGCTTTTGCCCGCGCGTTGGAG ATAGAACTTGAAATAGACATTTTAGAAGCCAATATGGCTGGATGA
- a CDS encoding aminotransferase class I and II domain-containing protein produces MLSKRISRTSADLDAPWRHTPRFQKYDPVANTDGVISFATAENALVTKELEEFANSGNIHIPGAAFMYGYSTAGGQRFPKALATHLNEYFHPYKPLTGDDILATGTATALHEILAFSFGDPGDGILVSRPCYGRFELDFGNKAEMPVVWADSNAENSFKPEVVTHLEERLLQSNAAGTKVKALLIVNPHNPLGRCYPRETLVALMAFCQKHRIHFISDEVYASTVFDSGEPDTHPFTSVLSIDPTGLIDQDLVHVEYGMAKDFGSAGLRVGALITRNAALQKGFQSIIRFHSPSGMSVTVASAMLEDREWCRKFLETAQSRISEAFRLVTTELSNIGIKHLRSTNAGLFLWIDLSSYLPPESSGLSKSEREFSLAQKLLDGGVFLHPGEEHALEAGWFRLVYTHDPRTVREGVKRYVISPSYQYTASLTDKGFTLFLINSHGSLGAGVQSTLNYLLGESSYFSYDHREISDFLITH; encoded by the exons ATGTTGTCTAAACGAATCTCTCGAACATCTGCCGATCTGGATGCACCTTGGAGACATACTCCTCGGTTCCAGAAGTATGACCCAGTAGCGAACACGGATGGAGTCATCTCCTTTGCAACTGCAGAAAAT GCTCTTGTTACTAAGGAACTCGAGGAGTTTGCAAACTCCGGT AACATACACATCCCAGGAGCTGCTTTTATGTATGGATACAGTACTGCGGGTGGACAACGTTTCCCCAAAGCTCTAGCAACACACCTCAACGAGTATTTTCATCCATATAAGCCACTGACTGGAGATGATATATTGGCAACTGGAACAGCAACGGCGCTTCATGAAATTCTGGCTTTCAGCTTTGGCGATCCTGGTGATGGTATTCTCGTTAGCCGGCCATGTTATGGACGGTTTGAGCTAGACTTTGGCAACAAAGCAGAGATGCCTGTGGTCTGGGCGGATTCCAATGCGGAAAATTCCTTTAAGCCGGAAGTTGTAACTCACCTTGAAGAGAGGCTGCTTCAATCAAACGCAGCTGGGACCAAGGTTAAGGCCCTCCTTATTGTCAATCCGCATAACCCTCTTG GACGCTGTTATCCAAGAGAAACCCTTGTTGCTTTAATGGCGTTTTGCCAGAAGCACCGCATACACTTCATCAGCGACGAGGTTTATGCCTCCACTGTATTCGACTCAGGAGAGCCCGATACCCACCCCTTTACATCCGTGCTCTCCATTGATCCAACTGGACTTATTGATCAAGATCTTGTTCACGTCGAATATGGCATGGCCAAAGATTTTGGTTCCGCTGGCCTACGTGTTGGCGCCCTGATTACCCGCAATGCCGCCCTCCAGAAAGGATTTCAAAGCATTATTCGCTTCCACAGCCCCTCTGGCATGTCGGTCACCGTGGCAAGCGCTATGCTTGAAGACAGAGAGTGGTGCAGAAAGTTTCTAGAAACGGCACAGAGCCGCATTTCTGAGGCCTTCAGACTAGTCACGACTGAACTGTCTAATATCGGTATTAAGCATCTGCGCAGCACGAATGCTGGTCTCTTCCTGTGGATTGACTTGTCTTCTTATCTTCCACCAGAGAGCTCTGGCCTGTCTAAATCTGAAAGAGAGTTTTCTCTGGCTCAGAAACTGCTTGATGGTGGAGTTTTTCTTCATCCTGGTGAGGAGCATGCTCTTGAAGCTGGCTGGTTTAGACTAGTCTATACACATGATCCTCGAACAGTACGCGAAGGAGTTAAACGGTATGTTATCTCACCATCCTACCAATATACAGCCTCTCTGACTGATAAAGGATTCACTCTGTTCTTGATAAACTCTCATGGTAGTCTCGGAGCTGGCGTCCAGTCGACTCTTAATTACCTATTAGGGGAGTCAAGTTATTTTAGCTATGATCATCGTGAAATTAGCGATTTTCTCATTACTCACTAG
- a CDS encoding short chain dehydrogenase domain-containing protein produces the protein MPSSATHPEFGAHTTALTVAAAFPSAISGKTILITGVNLKGLGFATAEAFASQNAELIILAGRTPAKLKECADVLAEKYPKTKYRVLELDLNSQKGARAAASTLNGWADVPAIDILVNNAGIMNVPNRQLNEDGIERHFATNHVGHFLFTALIIPKLIAAAQKPGAVKGATRVVNVSSMGANYSPIRWSDINWEKTNGSLPLSEQPDYVGLTRLWPVDVETVKADNYVSMGAYGQSKAANVLFSLGINERLYEKYGILSFAVHPGSIVTELGREVPAEEYNARIESFKKKGMVFKDQGEGASTSLVAAVDPALTLPAKRPIASDADLAKTGPELKGEDGEWEGRGVYLSDCQIYDNAKIWYTSWSEGEKLWAKSEELVGEKFSY, from the coding sequence ATGCCTTCATCAGCAACACACCCGGAGTTTGGAGCCCACACAACGGCCCTAACTGTTGCAGCAGCCTTCCCATCTGCCATCTCAGGAAAGACTATTCTGATCACGGGAGTCAATCTCAAGGGTCTCGGCTTCGCTACCGCCGAAGCATTCGCATCCCAAAACGCCGAACTCATCATCTTAGCCGGCCGAACCCCAGCCAAGCTGAAGGAATGTGCCGACGTCCTAGCCGAAAAATATCCAAAGACAAAGTATCGCGTGCTTGAGCTCGATCTAAACTCGCAAAAAGGTGCCAGAGCGGCCGCTTCCACGCTAAACGGATGGGCTGACGTGCCGGCTATTGACATCCTGGTCAACAATGCGGGTATCATGAACGTGCCCAACCGCCAGCTCAACGAGGACGGCATAGAGCGACATTTCGCGACCAACCATGTTGGACACTTTCTCTTTACGGCCTTGATTATCCCCAAGTTGATTGCGGCCGCTCAGAAGCCGGGTGCTGTGAAGGGGGCCACTCGTGTCGTCAACGTTTCCTCCATGGGCGCCAACTATAGCCCCATTCGCTGGAGTGACATCAACTGGGAAAAGACCAACGGATCATTGCCTCTATCTGAACAACCTGATTACGTCGGACTTACTCGCCTATGGCCTGTTGATGTGGAAACTGTCAAGGCTGACAACTATGTCTCCATGGGTGCATATGGTCAATCCAAGGCTGCCAACGTTCTGTTCAGCTTGGGTATCAACGAGCGTTTATACGAAAAGTACGGCATTCTGAGTTTTGCTGTTCATCCCGGGTCAATTGTTACGGAGCTTGGACGAGAGGTTCCTGCAGAGGAGTACAATGCAAGAATTGAATccttcaagaagaagggcatgGTCTTCAAGGACCAAGGCGAGGGCGCCAGCACATCTTTGGTAGCTGCTGTGGACCCTGCATTGACGCTGCCGGCAAAGAGGCCCATTGCAAGCGATGCGGATCTTGCAAAGACCGGCCCGGAGCTCAagggcgaggatggagaatGGGAGGGCAGGGGTGTGTATCTGAGCGATTGTCAGATTTATGACAATGCCAAGATTTGGTACACGAGCTGGAGCGAGGGAGAGAAGCTATGGGCAAAGAGTGAAGAGCTTGTAGGCGAAAAGTTCTCATACTAA